The sequence below is a genomic window from Harpia harpyja isolate bHarHar1 chromosome 3, bHarHar1 primary haplotype, whole genome shotgun sequence.
TTACATTGTACTAGTGGCCAAGCACTGTGTGTGCCCCCACATAACTATGGATCCAGTCATCCGCGATGAATAACTATATCACAATCTgcatttctgctgaaatcagcagCATGGAAAGATTTAATGCTAAGATCTAAACTTGTTACGTTTTAGATGTCGTTCTTCAAAAAAGCAGATTGAATATAGCTATCTCAAATAGATCCTTTCACACTCTGTGCTGACTTAATCTTCCGTCATGCCACAGAAAATTAAACCCATCAAGAATTACTTAGgacttccttttcttaaaaaaaaaaaaaaaaaaaaaagagacatgaaTTCTGAGACAGAATGTGGAAAACAGTAAATTCTGGCTAGATCTTGACTTCCTACTGCTGATACAAATCTCTTTTAGAGATACGTCTTTGCCCTGTAAGCCCTGGATTCAATGAACACTTACTCATACAAATAGATACACTCTTAGAAAATGATCTATTAAGCTCAATGCAACTACTAGCCTCCTTTATTAGGGTGCAATTTTTGCATCTAGCACGAGAATTTGTAAATACTATAATGCTTCTTCCCAAACAGCTACTCAAATTTTGGAGCAAAAGTAACACTCAAAAGAGGTTtagtattttaaaaggcttttgccATCAGAAGTGGCAcacagggcagctgctggctgTCAAACAGTGGGAGCAATCAAAAGCTAATTAATTAGATAGGAGGTTTGTGGgaaggaatatttaaaataaatccacCATCtactttaaaacactttttttcctactttagcTCTACTACAGGTTTTGTTCTAttgaaggcaaaggaaagacTGATGAATTTTGTTTCATACAAGCAGTAGGCCAGGCTCACTGGTGGAATgacacctgtcctggtttcagctgggatggagttaattgtcttcctagtagctggtacagtgctatgttttgagttcagtatgagaacaatgttgataacactgatgtcttcagttgttgctaagtaatgtttggtctaaagtcaaggacttttcagcttctcatgcccagccagcaagaaggctggaggggcacaagaagttggcacaggacacagccagggcagctgacccaaactggccaacgggatattccagaccatgtgatgtcatgcccagtatataaactgggggaagtgggggcgggggatcgccgatcagggaactaactgggcatcaatcagcaggtggtgagcaattgcactgtgcatcacttgtatattccaatccttttattattactgctgtcattttattagtgttatcatcattagtagtttcttcttttctgttctattaaactgttcttatctcaacccacgagttttacttcttttcctgattttctcccccatcccactgggtgggggggaagtgagtgagcggctgtgtggtgcttagttgctggctggggttaaaccacgacacacctcAGTGCATGACAGTGACTGATGAAATTGGCCCTCTGTCTCCTACCTAAACCTCACAGCCTCTCCTTTTTTGGATCCTGTGAGATGAGAAATGTTGTGTCTTCATGCAACTTCAGTTTTTTTTCCATCCCAACTTCATTTTATACTATCCCAGCTACGATAATGCATTCAGCTCTCAAAATATCCCACTGTGTGCAAGTTTTTCCACAGCCCACCAGCAAAGCCTGGAGAAAAACCTTCAGAAACTGGTGAAGTCCACCAGCGCAAGGAGGTTTGTCACTGGCCGTGCAGATGCCCACCTGTGCCAACCTGCACCCCCGGGGTAAGCTTGGTGAAGGACGGTTGTGGCTGCTGTAACGTCTGTGCCAAGCAGTCAGGGGAGACCTGCAATGAAGCAGACATATGTGATCCCCACAAAGGCCTCTACTGCGACTACTCGGAAGATGAGCCTAGGTATGAAACAGGCGTGTGTGCATGTAAGTTGTTCTTTCACATTCCCTTCTTGAAATCTGGGAGGGTGGGACCATGCAGGTGAATGGTTTTGGAGGAAAACTCTGCTTGCTggtgctgcacagctctgtgcTAGGCCATTTATCCTAATTTAGTCCTCAGTCTGCTCAGTCGGAGAATCTGAGAGTAGGGCTGGGACTGTCTTTAAAGTTACCTGCGTATGAATCAGTGAAACAAGTTCATTGTGCACAAGCCTGTTATTTGCAGACATGTTGATGACTGATTTAAAGTTTGGTGGCTGCCATTATCACTGggcataaataaaaaaatatgtgctTGGGTGGGAAGAGCTTGAAGCTGTGGGCACAGTAAAGGCTGATCGCATTTTAGCACTCTGTAAGCAGGAACCATGTGCTTCTCCTGTGTTAGTAACTATTGTTTACCATTTGCAGATCTGGTAGCTGTAGGATGTGAGCTCAATGGAGTTTATTATCTTAATGGGCAGACCTTCCAACCTAACCCACTTTATAAGTGCCTGTGTGTCAGTGGTGCAATTGGATGTACTCCTGTATTCACACCAAGATTAGCAGCAAGTCCCTGCACCAGGGTCACAGGCAGAAAGAAGCCTGGACAATCCATCTGTGGCCCAGGACAGCACAAGCAGCTTCAATCAACAAACTACAGACTGATGTCAGGTGTGCCTGGCTACTTTTCTGGTTTCCTGGTAAACTTTTCCCTACATAAGCCTTGCTGCATTTAGCATCcctggctccagcagccaggcaggcagcgcACTGGCAATTTCTCAGTTCTTCCTGAAGGCCATTGCCAGGGTGACCGGTCTGTCCCAATTACCCCTCTTACTCTTAGGTCACAGATTCTTTTCTCTAAACTTGATgattatgaaaagcaaaaagccttTTGGCTTCTGTCACCAGGGAATTGGCCAAAGCTACCTTCAACCCATCTTTCTGCCGAGGTTTACTACTCATCAGATCAGACCAATTAGGGCTGCTGGTGGACAGCCATTTCGCAGCCTGGGAGCCGTCTCACTTCCTCCTGCTTTGTGGTAGCAGGGAGTCTTGGCCTCTTCTTTCaatagaaagcagaaaatgaaaaaaattgccttGGTGGCTTTCGTCAATTCATAAAATTTCAGGTCACTGCAAGGACAATGCTTCTCCCAATTTCTTCTCCATTTGGTCTAATCAAAAGCATACACGAGCTTATCCATGCAGTTCTGCCAGGGTCAGTTGATATTCCCTCTAACCTCATTCTTGCTCTGCTGTTAACACTGTAGTTCTCTTTTTTACTTTAAGGAAGCACCATTGCAAGAAGCAGCTATCCTTGCCCTTCCCTGGCCACAGCTGTCTGTGCTTGTGCTGTCTCCTTCCAGGTGCACATGCAAGTTTCCATGGTGAAACTCCTCTTCGTTACAACTAATGTGGGTACCAGAAACCTGAGCCATTTATTTGGTGGCAGCTTCAATTGTGGGAAAATTATGGCCCGAATCATCATCATGGAtctataaaataaaactaaaaggATCACAAAGCTCATCAGAAAACCTTCATAAAAGGCTACTGAGTAAATAAATAGATGCACATAAGTTGATCTGCAGATAAATAGACCTGCTTACAAAACCTGAAGTTCAGTTTGGACAACTTCTAACACATTAGCAGTGGTTATGCAagttagcaaaaataaaaaaaaagcagctcatctTTACTTCAAAAGTATAATACCTATAACTAGTATCAAAGCCTTTTTACAGAAACATACTTAATGCTGTGTATAAACACACACTCAGTATAGCAACGGACTTCAAGTGAAGAGTTAATTTCTAGAGAACATTGCTAATTTGATCAAAGAGAGAACATAACATGTTGAAAACAATGGCAACCAAACCATTTGACCCCGTGAAATATATTAATTGGGTTTGTGGGGAGCTGTATTTCCAACACCTGGAGCACAGCATTAAGCCATTACTTTGTAGCACTTCAGCAGCTCCAAAAGCTGAAGTCCAACCTTCAGTAACTCCTTCACTGAGTGCAATGCTGCACCTCACGGTGTTTATTCAGGAATTTGAATCAACTGCACAACATAACCTTGAGAAAAGATACCCAGCTTGAAAAGCACACTTCCTATTTGACTTGGTTCAGGGACCTGACAGCCTGTCCCTGTGGTGGCTGTATGTGCTGAAGGATGCCATCCTTCAGGTGATACAAACCCTCTGAAGAAAAGCACCttgaaatttttgtttcaaagtgaggtctttccccttccctttcccagtGCAGCAGAAGTGTCAAGTCAACTTGTGCATGAATTTCATGAATGGCTCAATGGGCCAgtattatatgtatataatatatctattttgaaaagccttttttctgTTACTGTGGATAACAAGTGCTAAGTTTCACTTCACtgctcttgctttgttttctggctTTCCTTGTCAAATTGATTTACCTAATTCAGATACATAGGGATGTACCTAGgtcatactttaaaaaatgtaccAAGTGTAAACAGCCATTTAACTTGCCTTTATTTGTTGCAGATCTGTGGATCTGCAGGCTTTTAATCTGCTTGCTGCAATGAGATCTTTAAATTGCTGTCTACTTTCCAGGTATCCTTGTAATTCTGCCTGTGCTCTTACCTAAATGCACAGATTCCACagagtcagggtttttttgcagtttcaCCATGAACTTTTGCACtgcaattttgtttcttttttaaagtgtaCTCCACCTAATCCAGCCCTAATCCATCAGAAAACAGGCTTTTTGGTGATATCTAGAAGTGACTGGAGAATTTTACTCAACACAAACCCTAAAGCCTTCACAATATCTACAAAGAAACCAATGTTAATGTTTTCAGCACCTGTTTTCAAGCTATGCTTGGccttaaataattttcaatgtCTCTTCCATTCTGGACATTCCATAAAAATTCCACAAATAACTCTCTCCACATAAAATTTCCATCGTATTAAACTGGAGGGCCATACAACACATGCAACTTCATAGCCCTTGCTAGGGTCTGAGTATCCAGTGTCACTAAAGTTTAACAGCAGCTCAGCCAGCTTTTGTATAACTTTGTTTATGCCTCATTTTGAGATTTACCTACAAAAGCACCTTCATAAACAGAAATCAAATGtttatccttttattttcaaCTAATCCTTTTGGGGCTGTTCTGCTGCATAAATAATATATTGCTGTCTTAGCTTACAGAAGCTTACCActagttttgaagaaaaagtgcCTAGTACAGGCAACTCCCTGGACACCCTGTTCCAGGACCTGTGGCATAGGCATATCCAGCAGAGTGaccaatgaaaacagaaaatgtgaaatgaaaaaagaaaagagattatgCTTCATCCAGCCTTGTCTGACCAATATACTGAAGACAATAAAGGTATTTTCTAATATAAAATGACTTCCTAATAGAAAATCAAAATATTGGAAGTAATGGAAAAATGGATATATTGGCAACTACTAATATaaaatgacttctttttccaAGGGTTCTAAAATAACTCTTCTCTGTTTTCTACCTTCAGTCTTCAGCTTTCAATAGTGAACTACAGATGtataatttcaaacaaaacaataTAATGTCCTGAAATATAAGTGCTGCTAGTGCTGTCCTGGTGCTCAGtcactcagaaaatattttctatttattgaCTGATAAACAAAAGTAAGACAGCTTTCAGaaggaataattttcaaaatacttctatGTAAATGTTGCAATTTTTTCTTACATGTTGAGTTTTTAATGTGTAAAAACTcaggcttttctttgtttttgtattAAAGataccaaaaggaaaaacatgtcAACCGACATTCCAGCTTCCTACAGCAGAGAAACTAGTTTTTTCTGGATGCTCAACTACTCAAAGCTACAGACTAACTTTCTGTGGGGTGTGCTTGGACAAGAGGTGCTGCATACCTAATAAATCCAAAATGATCACTGTACAGTTTGAGTGTCCCAATGAAGGCTTCTTCAAGTGGAAGATGATGTGGATAACATCATGCGTATGTCAGAGGATTTGCACTGCTCCAGGAGATATATTTTCTGAACTCAAAGTTGTATGACAAGTTACACCACTGACTGTAACGTACTGAGAGTGCAACAGCCCACTCACACCCTGAAGAGTTAGCATAACCCTGTGCCACAGCAATGTTATAGTGAAACTACATATGtgaatattcattttttaaatagcacCTGGAAAACACAAGTAAGAGTGCATCTTTTTAAACATAATTGTTTTTATATGTGGAAATACATTCTTGAGAAGGATGTATATAACACTAGTATTATCAAAACAAGAACTTTTAGTAATTGAAAAAGGTACAGCAAGACAGCTTCATACCCCACTGTAACAAGCTGTTGCCCACAAAGACAACTACATGTAAATTCACAGATGCTCTAacctattagaaaaaaaaaaattaccctgtAATACTTCATCTATCATTCTTGATTCTCAAATTAACATTTTCTACTATGTATCTGCAATAGTAAAACACATCAATGCTGTTTCAAACAGGAGAAGTCAATTTTAAGCTCAGATTGCTTTTTGCAGCAGATAATCTTTCTCTAGTGTTATGAATATAAACAATGCACTTGTAAAGGAACAAATAAGCGGGCACCTGCAGATAATAGATGCAAAACTTCAAGGAAATGACtatttttagaatgttttcttagaaaaatgcACTCAAATGATATCACAATGTTTTCTTGAATACTTCTGGACTTATACATTGAAAATTGTGCTTACTTACACACCCACTCCAACTCTGCTAGGAGGACTTCAAGCTTTAAGAAATCATTGTATTGATCCATTCTGATTTGTAACAGTTCGCTAGTCTTGCTGTTCTAAGACAGCCAAAGCTGGCAAGCAATTGGAAATAGTTGTACATTCTGTTTTGTAAAAGTTCTTACTGTAATGTAAGAGTTCTTACTGTAATATAAAAATCTACTT
It includes:
- the CCN6 gene encoding cellular communication network factor 6, translated to MCRNMRWLLFPTIFIIPCTQQFFHSPPAKPGEKPSETGEVHQRKEVCHWPCRCPPVPTCTPGVSLVKDGCGCCNVCAKQSGETCNEADICDPHKGLYCDYSEDEPRYETGVCAYLVAVGCELNGVYYLNGQTFQPNPLYKCLCVSGAIGCTPVFTPRLAASPCTRVTGRKKPGQSICGPGQHKQLQSTNYRLMSAYRSLPLVLKKKCLVQATPWTPCSRTCGIGISSRVTNENRKCEMKKEKRLCFIQPCLTNILKTIKIPKGKTCQPTFQLPTAEKLVFSGCSTTQSYRLTFCGVCLDKRCCIPNKSKMITVQFECPNEGFFKWKMMWITSCVCQRICTAPGDIFSELKVV